One genomic window of Daphnia pulex isolate KAP4 chromosome 10, ASM2113471v1 includes the following:
- the LOC124204189 gene encoding uncharacterized protein LOC124204189: protein MGQNRSQLDDIKISSGGDNQVSAYCHISSKELLATAELTTRAILQGICNPREIEDRLHNIESQMADQLNVIKTMILNIEDKLAQQDSQYRRANRKLHGAVAELSESVQSCTSLPNSASNSIHVETSQATPTSQLKQAPASSFYSSPITIGVRSTGADPDEEDMLNPRQEEIDRYNSSIHIEGGKRVFSYFWKVGDMEYKLKSWGPRRSLRSPSFYIFEYGYMMYIRLFPRQNGQNVYAHVGLTKGDYDEALEWPFILKHRISILDQVSSPFQDISSRVWDPKILCSGWNWKRPATGDNHECVGLGFPTEDLRAQHFLRDDNLLIKLTVYLD, encoded by the exons ATGGGGCAAAATCGTTCCCAATTGGATGATATAAAGATCTCTTCAGGCGGTGACAATCAAGTATCAGCTTATTGCCACATCAGTTCGAAGGAGCTCCTTGCTACGGCTGAATTAACAACTAGGGCGATTCTTCAAGGAATCTGTAATCCAC GGGAAATAGAAGATCGGTTACACAACATAGAATCCCAAATGGCTGACCAGCTTAATGTCATAAAGACAATGATTCTTAACATCGAAGACAAATTAGCACAACAAGATAGTCAATACCGTCGAGCTAACCGAAAGTTGCATGGTGCCGTGGCAGAACTAAGTGAATCTGTGCAGTCCTGCACGAGTCTGCCCAATTCAg CAAGCAATTCAATCCATGTTGAAACTTCTCAAGCAACGCCAACGTCCCAATTGAAGCAGGCTCCTGCGTCTTCTTTTTACAGTTCACCTATAAC TATTGGCGTAAGAAGCACCGGAGCCGACCCAGACGAAGAAGATATGCTGAATCCTCGCCAAGAGGAGATAGACCGATACAATAGTTCAATTCACATTGAGGGTGGAAAAAGAGTATTCAGCTATTTCTGGAAG GTTGGTGACATGGAATATAAACTGAAAAG TTGGGGACCACGTCGCTCCTTGCGCTCGCCTAGTTTCTACATATTCGAATATGGATACATGATGTATATTCGATTGTTTCCACGTCAAAATGGCCAAAATGTTTACGCACATGTTGGTTTAACCAAG ggAGATTATGACGAGGCTTTGGAATGGccatttattttgaaacatcGTATATCTATTCTTGACCAAGTTTCATCTCCCTTTCAAGATATTTCTTCACGAGTTTGGGATCCGAAG attttatgTTCCGGGTGGAATTGGAAACGCCCAGCTACGGGTGACAACCACGAATGTGTCGGATTGGGATTTCCAACTGAAGATCTTCGCGCACAACATTTTCTCCGTGACGATAACCTTCTCATAAAACTAACCGTATATCTTGATTAA